CATTTaaatgcgatcgagtacctctcgctaaaatcaaccaacaaaactttcgtggttcttcgcccgaacaACGATtactctgactttcccattgcacgagggaatacgtaggcacaagatacagacgtcttggcgagcataataataaaaaaaatcatttatttttcttcacaataataaaacccttttcttttatcttttctcgattaataatcTCAAAAACACAAAcatcacgctaacactcaaatacgaaactaactaaatgggtcccatcgagtatgATAGAGGTgatgggtgctaacaccttccccttgcttaaccgactcccgaacccttatttggttgcgatgaccatcttatccatttcttttctctttgtgggttttatcgatatttttctttccttttggaataaataaaatttggtggcacTCTATTGTATTTCGAGCGTGGGACCATGTTCGAATATTTTTTACCGTTATAGTGGTAGGCAAAGCATATGGCACTGAGTGGGAAGGTAGCACATATGCAACTGTTGGACACAGTAAGTATTGCAAAACTATCATTTTAGGTAAGGATGTTATTTACTTTGCCTACATCAAAGTGGTGTGTAAAGTgttaaaaatcatcaaaataCTTTTGATTACCCTGTTAACCATAAGTGAAATGATCTGTAGGAATTACCCAAAATTGAGCCATGCTTTGTTAGAACAAAAGTAGCAGATCTTGGGATAGCATGGAAGATCTGGAACAATGAAGGTACCTGCCACGAATTGGTATACAATGATAGTGACAATGCCCATGTTGTTACCGGTGGTTGGGCTGAGCTGCAAAACTACTATGATATGCCTGCTGATATGGTAGTTATTTTGGGTTACTATGGGAACAACGATTTTGAGGTTGCCGGACATGTAGAGATAAAGTCACATGAGGATTTACCAAGGTACCGTAGTAGATCCATAAGCCATAAGGGGATACATGTGTTTGACGTAGAACTCGACGACAGTAGTGTGAAATCAGCGAAATTAGTTAAGTGTATCTATTCTATAAACTGTCAAAAGTCAGCATTGGTCTACATTTATTTAATTACCAAGTATACTAACAACGACGTATCTCCGAATCTGTCTTACGCAGATACTACAACCAGAGTTTGGTCAACTATTGAGAGACAATGATTATGAGGTGTTGACACTGTGCGGTGATAACGGAAGAACTCAGATCCTCCTAATTTTGAACACTAATGCCCAAGACGTACAAAATTaggttttgaatggtttgaatTTTGCGCATCAAACAGGCTGCAATCCGGGGACATCATCAATTTCAAAATTGATGTTACCGATAGTCACAAAACATGCCATGTGTATAAGGTGCGTAACCCGTAATCAATTTATGTTTCACTAAAATGTAGTTTCGGGACAGACGTTATATGTAATATATTTGAAATGCTCTtatgtagtttttttttaattcttgtaCTGTTAAGTGAGACTGTTGGAATTAATAGTGTAAGAACGTGGTTTATATGTAATGGTTATAAACTCTGAGTTTTAGAAACATCCATGGATAATTTATACAAACAGTACCGTGTGTAAGTGGATTACCAATAATGCATGTAATAAAAATCCATGTTGTTTGGGTATCCTTGAGTTATGTTACTGCAAAGGGTCTCCTGGACCCATGAAACACCAAAATCAGTACCATAAGGACTGCGACAATTACAGGCCACAAAAAAGTTGTAACATATATGGTTCAAGATAGTATTTGACGGTTCCTCCCTTAAATATTATTGAAAACCTCCTTGTAAACCACATTCGCCGTGCTGGTTTTGGCGGTGTTTTTATCATCGTGTATCAGAACCTTGACTCCCTTCTTGCTGGTAACCCGCAATAGCGCAACATAGATCTTCCCATGAGTAAAGACGTCGCGAGGAATGTAAAGACCCACCCAATCTAAAGACCGACCCTGTGACTTGTTTATCGTCATATCCATCCATGGAATATAAACCACGTTCCCATGGTGTTTTCCTCCCATTATGTGTGCCTCAAGGACGTACGACACCATCTTTGTCACAGTGAGCCGTGTACCATTACATAGTCCTTCGGATTGATCAATGTTCCTCATAAGCATAACTGGTGCACCAATTTTTAGGTTTATGTGATGGTTCGGCATACCTGGAGTATTTAAAGAACTAAGAAACTCCGGAGTTAGAACATCGAGCATGTCGCGGTCATGGATTTCGGATCGGTCGACAGTGTTGCAGCTATAGTAATCCCTCAAATTACCTACAACAAAAGCTGGTCATTCATAAACGAAAGGGACTTACATCTACACACATTGCATAGTATATATAAACTGAATAAATTTTTGGCATACCTGGCATCATTGCTAAAACATGGTTGTTAATTTTGTCTACCATATTAATGGTTGATGCCAATATAGCTCTACATTTCAGATACCCATAGTCGTGGTAATTACTGAGGAATTCAGGGTACGTTCTCGTTACGATGCCAACAATCGAATCTTCAAACTGTTTGATTAACATCTCTTGTGGAAACTCAATTTTAGCAGCACCATCATTTGGACCTCCGAGCCTACCTTCACCGACTCTCAACAACCAGTCTGAGAAATCAGCTAATTCCTTCCTTCCGTGTTCAGATGTTCCAGATGTGAGGCGCATATTTTTGGTAAGTGTCAGTACTTGTACAGAGTGCCAAATGTACGAAGCGTTAATGGTTGCATGGATAATGTCTGATCGAGTTCCCCTAGGAATAACCGGCAAGATCTTCCTGAAGTCTCCTCCAAACACAACAACCTAACCACCAAACACCTTACTCGAGTTGCCAGTTACACTCATGAGATCCTTCAATGTCTTGTCAAGTGCTTCAAAGCACCATTTGTTGGCCATAAGAGCCTCATCCCAAATTATTAACTTCGCTTGCCGAAGTAGCTCAGCAGCCTCATCATTGTATGGAATGTTGCAAGTTGAGTTATCCAAGGTGGGCACAggtagagctgtcaatatgggctacccggcccaTATGGGCCGGTCCATATGGGCTTCGGGCTTTTTAGGGCCGGGCCCAAAAAAcccatttttaaatgggctaTAATTTTACTACCCAGGCCCGGTCCTGTCTGGGCTGCGGGCTACCCGACCCTAACTGGGcttcggccctaaacgggcccatttctataaaaaattaaaatcttctcattatttttgtaagtaaccatataattgcatgcaagaatacattatatatatatatatatatatatatatatatatatatatatatatatatatatatattaaattttatatccaaaattataatttctaaataatccatataagttaataattaaaatgtaaaacaacacattaacttaatttaaactatccaaaatacatcacaaattatctaatgtagcacaaataattaaataacttgttccaacaaattttaagttataaatattcatgacaattataattttatgataattataacaagaaaatgttataaatttttataataattataattaggaaaggataaattttaattatattaaaaatatttaattttttcgggccggtgggctacccatggcccatacgggccggcccatattttttagggctttttagggccggGCTAAAAAAGGCCCGGATGTAAATGGGCTCGAAAAATGAGGCCCAGGCCGTAAAAAATTTCGGGCCAAATGGGTCGGCCCATGGGCTtcagcccattttgacagctctaggcaCAGGTAGTTTAAACCTTGAATGGGCGGTTCTCCCACCGGGTAACAACAATGTTGCGATCTCACTTGTCGCAACCGTTATGCATATGTCGTGTTTAGACCTAAGCGAACTGGCAAGTGTTCTCCACATGTATGTTTTCCTGGTGCCCCCGTAACCGTGCAGAAAAAAACACCTCCCTTCTGACTATGAACCGCATTCATAATTGTTTGGTATATTCCTCGTTGTTCATCTGCTTGGAACAAAAAGAGATAAAAGTAcaatttaaatgaaaatatataatgGAATCCGCCAAAGAGAAACATTTTACATGACAACAGCCTGTAAGTGCGGCATGTAAGTATTGGAACTCAGCtttcatggcttcgatgtcaTAACTGCGCTCCTCATATATGAGATGATTCCCGAGTTTCTCCAAAACATAGTCATCGAGATATGGTATAGGCTTGAAGTCTCTAAGAGATCGTCGATTTAGTTGGAGTAGTTTTTCAATCTCCATTAAAGTGAGATTCACCAGTTGTTGTTGAGTAAGAATAAGTATTGTCACAGCAAAAACAGGTCTTATGCCAATCATATATACATGATATAAatagatttaaaaaatattacaaaacacACCATTGTCTTTAACCAGCAGTCTCTGCTGGTGCAACAGACCATCTGACAGCAAAACCCACGACTCCTTTCACACATGGGCAGGCCTGTTGACATTGCCAGACAAAAGCATAACCACAAACAGCTTTCGAAGGTAATGTCCAGACCCCCATTCACTTGCTTCTTTTATGGCTCCGATGTATTCACGGTCATCTTCAAGAAAACCAATAGCAAAACATGCATCCCTAAAAGAATCATATTGTCTATCTCCAACCTTACGTATTTCTTCGTAAGTTGTAGGTCCTTTGACAACCGTCAGCATCATCCGTAAATAATACAGTTCTCCTGTAGAAGGTGGAACCCATATTAGACGGCCAATCGTAAACCCCTTTTTCCGAGGTTTCCACATTCGCAATCATTTATGGTACACAAACATTGACACAAACTGTTCGTAAGTAAGTTGCCTGGCCTGCTGATAGGTTTAGTTGGCAACTAACCACGAGTAAAACATAGACTCTGTCACGCTTGCCTTCTCTAAAACGTTTTTCATCCAGGCATAATCGGAGTAGAAGAGAGACTTCTCACCAATAAGATGGTAAAATATTCGTTCCACAGCCGGTTTCCTCCCAAGAATTTTGTATGAAAAAATCCTCCAGCGCGCCTCGTAACGACTTCATTAGAATTAGACGTGTTACGGGTAGTTTTCACAACAAAAGCCATAATTCGGTCATATCCTTTGTGGATATActtgaaaagatattttatagACGTGCTCTGGTTGCACCATTCCATGTTGATGTGTGCCTGGTATTTCAAAAGAAGCTTGGTGTTGTACGGTACAACATGACGGTTGTCTAATGGCACACCATTTTTTTGAACGACGTGCGTTGCTGATCTTCTCCTGTGCAATGCGTAACCTTCCGAGTTGAGCATAATATTTTCTATAAACTGTTTTGGAAAGAATTTATTCCATCTACCATTTTTCATACATTATGAATTAGTCCGAGCTAAACCACACAGCCCGTGTATCATATGTGTCTTGACCAAGTTATACAATGTTGGATGCTGTACAGGGTCAGGGATCTCAGCGCAGATAATGCGGTCAATATCTGCATGGGTGGGATACTTACTTTTGGGGCGTAAGAACACCAGAATATGAGCGTGTGGGAGACCCCTCTTTTGGAATGCAATTATATACATATCTATTAGTCCAACATATATTATAAGGTCAGCGGTAATCCAAAATTAACCTCACAACATGACAACAGACAGTAGTATACTTACATGCCATAACACGTCCAAGCACATGGTTCTTTGTGATATCCCGCATAAGTTGTTCAAATTTAATCTTGAATACCTTTGCTACAATATCGGGGCGATCGTGCGGAGATAAGTTTTTTGGATCtaattttcatttgatttcaGGCCAGCTGGGGTTGCAGGTGAAAGTAATAAACAGGTCGGGGAAACCCAATTTACTGGAGATCAACATTCCGTTAAAGTATAGTTGGTCCATGTACCGCTTACTACCTACAAAAGTTGAAGGCAAAACAACACGCTTTCCTTGCTTGGTCCCTTGTTGCGAATTACTTGGACCATTAAGTTGTTGTAAGTTGTTATACTTCCCAATTTTGAGTGTAAACTGATTTTTCCTCAACCAATCCAGACGTTTTGTCTCAACCATAGTGTAACCATCGACCAAAAACTGTTGGAAGAGCCTTCTTGAATGAAGTAAAGTCTTTGGTTCGTCCCTGTGTTCTTGAAGTCGGAAGCAGAGCCAATCCTTGATAGTTTGCCTATTTTGTTTGGTGATGGTTTTTTCATGCTTGTACTTTTGATGTAGTTGATCtcagtaaccatcttccccataaataaaaatcaatggGTATTGATAACCAAGATATGTCGGGTGAAACTCATCAATCCTCTGTAGTCCTCCGTCACGACCATGTATTATGATATCCCTAAGTTCAGCTGTGTCTACATCACCAACAATAAGGGTTGCCACCTCATAAATGGTAGGTGTGTTCTAGACACGGTCGTCCCCAAGGCGACTTGAAATCAGTCTCAAGTGTAAGTCTTGGTAAGGTGTCTCCTTCAAAACGTCTATTGCCATTCTAAATGCTTTTGCATGAACGTTGTGCTCGTCCAACATGTCTTTCAGCTTTGCAACCAATTCTCTTTCGAGCTTGGTATTATCTCTGTAAAGAGTTATAAAATTTGCATGAGTGTCAACATGCAAAATGAATTTCACAATATTGTTACTAATATTCATAGATGCAGGGTTTACCTGAAACATTTCAACTTGTGATCAACCTCATTGTCTGTGTCAAAAATGTACAGTTGAGCATATTGTGGGACGCCCCCTTCTTCAAGAAGCATTGTACCGATTCTATGACACGTTTGACCGTGAAGTCGTAGTGTAGGAGGACCTCCCCCGTTTTCTATTGATTCATCAAAATTCATTCCATGAGAAGTGAAGTAAAACATGGCGTTGTAACTTCGGATGTTTACCTGGTAATTTCGGCTATCTGGAGTAAATTTTTCGTACATGAGTTTTTCCAAAAGAGGTGGAGCCTTCTTCATAAGTGGCAGGGCAACCTTTCCACTCCGGCAGCATATATGAAACTTTGGCACCGATGTGTCCCTACTTCTTCTTTTCCGCTCTTGATACCACATAAGTGACTTACAGTGCTCGCACTCCCAAACAGGATTTCCAATGTCACTATACGCTGTAGACAAtaataatttcaattcaattataCATAAACATCTTATCAAAACATTGTATGTAAAATATGTTGTGAGACAATGTATTTACCTTGGAGGTTTGAATATGTAGGATCTTCTATATGTTCAGTTTTAGAGTCGGAAGAATTTTCCATGGTACCTTCGGAAAATGAATCAGAATTATCATCGTTGGACGAATACACTGGATTCATGCATTGCGTAGTGTTGGATGTTTCGATGGATGAATTTGCACCACCCATGTTGGAGTAGTAATTAGAAGTAGAAGCTCTGTTTCTATTCCATGCAGAGACGTCCACCGTGTAGGAAGAAATTCCAGGCGATGTAATTCCACTCGCCGAAGCCTTATTGCCAAAGTCGTTGCGACGTCTCTTCCATGATAGATCATCTGCAGTCGTAATGGATGCCTGTGGCAATGGATGGAAATGTATGCTACCCAATTGGTCAGTAGTAGTAGGTGCGTTATGGTTAACAGTTGAACGAACATTTTAAGACATGGCATTGTTGAAAGTGGAAAACAAATTAACTGCAATATCATTTTCATATCTCCGTCGTTTAGGCACGACAGTTGGGAGCACATGTCGACCAGACGGTGCGGTATGAATAGTGTTTCTAATGTTTGACAATGGAGTACGTATGGTTAGGGAGTAAATTCTGCTTGTGAAGCAACGTCTTTATAAGGTGTGGAAGTTTCACCCTCCTATAAATCCTTCTTTCCGTTTTTTTTTTGCCTTCTTGGTGTCGATCACCGATTTCCGCTTATTCCTTGCAATTGCCCCAGGTGGAGGAGTGGGAGTATGCATGGTTGAGCAGGATGATATTTTGGTTAATATTATTGTTTAATAGGGTAAGGTTAGAAATATAGGTCATAGATTTTA
The window above is part of the Vicia villosa cultivar HV-30 ecotype Madison, WI unplaced genomic scaffold, Vvil1.0 ctg.000137F_1_1_3, whole genome shotgun sequence genome. Proteins encoded here:
- the LOC131624562 gene encoding uncharacterized protein LOC131624562, with product MWKPRKKGFTIGRLIWVPPSTGELYYLRMMLTVVKGPTTYEEIRKVGDRQYDSFRDACFAIGFLEDDREYIGAIKEASEWGSGHYLRKLFVVMLLSGNVNRPVFAVTILILTQQQLVNLTLMEIEKLLQLNRRSLRDFKPIPYLDDYVLEKLGNHLIYEERSYDIEAMKAEFQYLHAALTGCCHVVVFGGDFRKILPVIPRGTRSDIIHATINASYIWHSVQVLTLTKNMRLTSGTSEHGRKELADFSDWLLRVGEGRLGGPNDGAAKIEFPQEMLIKQFEDSIVGIVTRTYPEFLSNYHDYGYLKCRAILASTINMVDKINNHVLAMMPGNLRDYYSCNTVDRSEIHDRDMLDVLTPEFLSSLNTPGMPNHHINLKIGAPVMLMRNIDQSEGLCNGTRLTVTKMVSYVLEAHIMGGKHHGNVVYIPWMDMTINKSQGRSLDWVGLYIPRDVFTHGKIYVALLRVTSKKGVKVLIHDDKNTAKTSTANVVYKEVFNNI